One genomic region from Prevotella sp. Rep29 encodes:
- a CDS encoding DUF5677 domain-containing protein: MKIATIFEVFSQKRAQCANFFVFLHHMLTPYTSIKTKQDVILLLNDNNFVLSLCDNLTFLMRKSISPNDDDYICCQREQAPILGLYVKIYKFWKECIDVNKRGEFGVYIVYERILYEAFTKMVYLIVNGKEALDDFRLASYKNRINVYNKTEKKVDGVNLVRNTKFLDDLKADGFTIEDLKSIHPKNFKTILNLVDQTYTQEEKDLIYTLEYGLSSDAIHSDWGELRQIHLNDIGDGMMVPNIDERVYNHYRIILPIADIITLAIQAFIPYINETKAVVIAGDALVSMAEDIQRVLRLIFEHIKDEYENIPDAFMTK; encoded by the coding sequence TTGAAAATAGCAACGATTTTTGAAGTTTTTTCGCAAAAACGTGCACAATGTGCCAACTTTTTTGTATTTTTGCATCATATGTTGACGCCATACACATCTATAAAAACTAAGCAAGATGTCATTCTTCTATTGAATGACAATAATTTTGTGCTGTCGTTGTGTGACAATCTGACATTTCTGATGAGAAAGTCTATCAGTCCCAATGATGATGACTATATTTGTTGTCAAAGAGAACAAGCTCCAATTCTTGGTCTGTATGTAAAAATTTACAAGTTCTGGAAGGAATGTATAGATGTTAACAAGCGTGGAGAGTTTGGCGTATACATTGTCTATGAACGCATCTTATATGAGGCATTTACAAAAATGGTCTATCTAATCGTAAATGGTAAGGAAGCATTGGATGACTTTAGGCTAGCCTCATACAAAAATCGAATCAACGTATATAACAAAACAGAAAAGAAAGTTGATGGAGTTAATCTTGTTCGAAACACAAAGTTTTTAGACGATTTGAAAGCTGACGGTTTTACTATTGAGGACTTAAAGTCTATCCATCCAAAGAACTTCAAAACAATACTGAATCTTGTCGATCAAACTTATACACAGGAAGAAAAGGATTTGATTTACACTTTAGAATATGGACTTTCATCTGATGCTATTCATTCTGACTGGGGTGAGCTACGTCAAATTCACCTAAATGATATTGGGGATGGAATGATGGTACCGAATATAGACGAACGAGTATATAATCATTATCGCATTATACTTCCTATAGCAGACATCATCACACTGGCAATACAAGCGTTCATTCCATACATAAATGAAACCAAAGCTGTTGTCATTGCAGGCGACGCTTTGGTTTCAATGGCCGAAGACATCCAACGTGTCCTTCGACTGATTTTTGAACACATCAAAGACGAATATGAAAATATCCCCGATGCGTTTATGACGAAATAA
- a CDS encoding helix-turn-helix domain-containing protein, with protein MEVVSIERSTYEELLTSFNSFVTKMKEMASRGTDKGLGNWLDNQDVCQMLNISPRTLQTLRDNGTLAYSQINRKVYYKPEDVESILHVVAGRDKDSKMCNLKTECL; from the coding sequence ATGGAAGTAGTATCAATTGAGCGCAGTACCTACGAGGAGCTGCTGACGAGCTTCAACAGTTTCGTCACAAAGATGAAGGAGATGGCCAGTAGAGGCACAGACAAAGGGTTAGGTAACTGGCTTGACAACCAAGACGTGTGCCAGATGCTGAACATCAGCCCAAGAACATTACAAACTTTACGAGACAACGGAACATTGGCCTATTCTCAAATCAATCGTAAGGTATATTACAAGCCTGAGGATGTGGAGAGTATTCTTCATGTTGTGGCAGGTAGAGATAAGGATAGCAAGA
- a CDS encoding sce7725 family protein produces the protein MYFPYLRGKQFELLALRDFATGNQGKEKVVPIIEPVKQQFGGLNTAISTMLDSGLQFAMILNPKDGDFKHPNVNNDIFGSLTSLAGTHDGWIPAYIYRRNANALLDHIDQNNLQQVMIILPNGADVNDESLMDFLRNERVSYIVNGNNGNRSTRARLLRLNKQLISLEDRFNNKSRNADYAEPDDEFFSDDFAYYNADGLYGFSDYTSLPKDFIEGGMMPYAIAIHLTYQKAEDQIFVHHFVSDSNFDQSNVRGKFHEAAIKIAPFYSNGIAHTTAVDELIEKANQEDGYPGLGYIKKLSILNHLELINGILSD, from the coding sequence ATGTATTTCCCGTATTTAAGAGGTAAACAGTTTGAGTTATTGGCTTTGCGAGATTTCGCAACAGGAAATCAAGGCAAAGAAAAGGTAGTCCCCATTATAGAGCCTGTAAAGCAACAATTTGGAGGGCTTAACACAGCCATATCTACCATGTTGGATAGCGGGCTCCAATTTGCGATGATTCTTAACCCTAAGGATGGAGATTTCAAACATCCAAATGTAAATAATGACATTTTTGGAAGCCTGACTTCTTTAGCCGGTACGCATGATGGTTGGATTCCCGCTTATATATACAGACGAAATGCCAATGCCCTTCTCGATCATATTGATCAAAATAATCTCCAGCAAGTAATGATTATACTTCCTAATGGGGCTGATGTCAATGATGAAAGTTTGATGGACTTTCTTCGTAATGAAAGGGTTTCTTATATCGTGAATGGGAACAATGGAAATAGATCAACTCGGGCAAGGCTTCTTAGATTAAACAAGCAACTAATCTCGCTTGAAGACAGATTTAACAATAAGTCAAGAAATGCAGATTATGCGGAACCCGATGATGAATTCTTTAGTGATGATTTCGCGTATTACAATGCTGATGGCCTATATGGTTTTTCTGACTACACTTCATTGCCTAAAGACTTTATAGAGGGGGGCATGATGCCATATGCAATTGCCATTCATCTGACATACCAAAAGGCAGAAGACCAGATTTTTGTACATCATTTTGTATCAGATAGCAATTTTGACCAATCCAATGTTCGTGGAAAATTCCATGAAGCAGCCATAAAGATAGCTCCATTCTATAGTAATGGTATTGCCCATACTACTGCTGTTGACGAGTTAATTGAAAAAGCAAACCAGGAAGATGGCTACCCAGGGCTTGGCTATATAAAAAAGTTATCAATACTGAATCATCTTGAATTAATAAACGGCATTTTGTCCGACTGA
- a CDS encoding sce7726 family protein: protein MNKTTPYVQGERLRSYSSVFTRKVFSDIINYNDFSHLNWLYSTYDQYQRGIESYSDYLLYLYKYIARFYRCEYVYKNEIINQLLLKKYGTKNTIAFNEFRIGNSIVDFAMMNGESKAFEIKTQFDTSRRLSKQMGDYKKVFNKCYIVVASEDLGYYESIVEPTIGIIELFYDRGRIKLNEYRPAVKNSELDSEILMGCLRTQEYKDIVLSFDGYLPDVSEYQMYNACKARIMQIPSLRLNELFLYEIKKRKSVTSKLKDVPKELRQICLSLNLSEKQRLELANQLCNPIKKSDLCISRI, encoded by the coding sequence ATGAATAAGACTACACCATACGTACAGGGCGAAAGATTGAGAAGCTATTCTTCAGTCTTTACTCGAAAGGTGTTTTCAGATATTATCAACTATAACGATTTCTCTCATTTGAATTGGCTATATTCAACGTATGACCAGTATCAGAGAGGTATTGAATCATATTCTGACTATCTTCTATACCTATATAAGTATATTGCGAGATTTTATAGATGCGAGTATGTATACAAGAACGAAATTATAAATCAACTCTTGTTGAAGAAGTATGGTACAAAAAACACCATAGCATTCAATGAATTTCGGATAGGCAACTCTATCGTCGACTTTGCCATGATGAATGGAGAGAGTAAAGCTTTTGAAATTAAGACCCAGTTCGATACATCAAGAAGGCTTTCCAAACAGATGGGAGATTATAAGAAAGTATTCAACAAATGTTATATTGTTGTTGCTTCTGAAGATTTAGGTTATTATGAGAGTATTGTTGAACCAACTATAGGCATCATAGAGTTATTTTATGATAGAGGGAGAATAAAATTAAATGAATACAGACCTGCTGTTAAGAATTCAGAACTCGATTCCGAAATTCTAATGGGATGTCTGAGAACACAGGAATACAAGGACATCGTGTTATCATTTGATGGTTATCTTCCTGACGTTAGTGAATATCAAATGTACAATGCATGCAAAGCACGCATTATGCAAATACCATCCTTGAGGCTAAATGAGCTATTCCTTTATGAGATTAAGAAAAGAAAGAGTGTAACAAGCAAATTGAAGGATGTTCCGAAAGAACTCAGGCAAATATGTCTTTCTTTAAATCTCTCAGAAAAGCAAAGGCTCGAATTGGCTAACCAACTATGTAACCCAATAAAAAAGTCTGATTTATGTATTTCCCGTATTTAA